TCTGGGAGCCACTGAGGCAGACCCATTCTAAAAACCCTTCACCCTGAAAACACTGTGGCCGGTCAGCCCCAGTTCCAACTAACAGAGGCAATGGGCAAAGCAGTGGAAAACTAAGATTGTGTGACCATCCCAATGGCCCTGGGAAGCTTAGCATATGGAGAAATCCGCAGCGTTCATTTGCATACGTAGAGAAGACAACCAGTACTTCCGCTCAACCCGTATGTCCTTCGTGATCCATTCAAAGCGTTAAATCTGCCGTATGGCAACTCTGAATTTACGGCCTGATTCTAGAAGAATCTGGCAGGGCTCTTCATATCTGTTTCCCACAAAAAACATTTGGCACACAGTATTAACTGGGTGGATGAAGAACCTCTGTTATACCAGCTACCAACCAAATGACGGATTCACCTACCTTGTCGCAGTGGGGCTGGCGTACAAAGAGTTCACTGTATCACTCTACCCAGAACATGCCCTTTCACAGCAGCGGTGGCATGATTCTTACCTACCCCCTACTACGCTTCACCCAAGGTGGCTTCTAAAACTTGGCAGCTGGGGGAAGGTATGGGTTACCAAAATATCTTCCAGCTTGCCAAAAGCTTATCCACGGAGTAAGCCAACTTGTGCTTGATTCAAGAGGAAGGCATCCAAGTGGGTGGAACTCTCCAGCATACCTCCTAGCACACAGTAACCCACGTGGGACACTGGGAGCTACTACTTGGAAACTGAGATAACAGAGCATCATCTGGCTGTACCCTGAAGAACAATCAGTCTGAGGCCTCAGGACCAGCGAAAGAGCTCCTTTGTCAGCTGCACCCAGAGCAGTGGCCACTTGCAGTCCAGGTCCCACTGCCTACTGGGAATAtgctcttgctctttctctttggTCTACATTCACTTGACCGTGGACCTTCTGCCACCCCCCACTTAGCCTCAAGTCAAACGACCAAACTCCAATGACACTGCTTCTAGAAACTGGTCCCTCACTGCTGTAACCTGTGATGAAGTACGAATTCAACCCCTGGTTCAGTCCAGGCTTCCCCCTCTCCAATTCTCAACTGTCAAGGGAGGGGATTCAAACAGCATCCCACTCTGGTGGTATCATGGTCTCAGAGAATGTTCAAGAAGATTTCCATTAGAGTGCAAAagcaggggcggggagggggacagagtTGATGAATGTGTGGGGCCAAGACAGGATGAAGGGGAAATGCAGGAGCTGGGAAAGAACTCCAGAACTGAGGGGGCGTCCCCACCATCCCCCAGAGGCGAGCCAGCAATCTCAACAAACCATTTCCAAAGAGAATGGCAAACTTTCATCCAGTTCCCAACAAGCTCAAGATTCTGAGATACAGGCCAAATCTAGCCTATTTAAGCAGAATAGgaattaattaaaagaatattGGTGGGattaaattaaaactgaaaagtttctgcatagcaaaggaaacaatcaataaaatgaaaaggcgacctacagtttggggaaaaaaaatttgcaaatcatataacTGATAAAGGgctgatatccaaaatatataaggaagtcTTATAacccaataacaaaaaaacaaaaatcgaatttaaaaatggacagaagatgagaacagacatttttccaaagaagacacacaaatggccaacaggtatgtgaaaagatgctcgaggccactaaccatcagggaaatgcaaattaaaaagaaaaaaaaaaaacccacaatgagatatcacctttcACCTGTTAAAGtggccattatttaaaaaaaaagaaaagaaagaaaatgatagcaAGCATAggtaaggagaaaagggaacccgtgTGCACTTTTGGTAGGGATTTAAATGGGTatagccactacagaaaacaatacggcaatttctcaaaaaattaaaacagaactaccatatgatccagcaaacccacttccaatatccacacacacatatatatccaaaggaaaaaaatatatatatatatatctccccaAAGAAATTGAAATCATGATCTCAAAGAGGTATCGCCCTCTCAAAttaattgcagcattattcacaatcaCCAAGACacagaagtaacctaaatgttcatcagtgcATGAGTGGATTGTTTTAAGGTGGCATCTAcataacaatggaatattactcagcctttaaaagggggggggggaatcctgccatttgcagcaacatggctgaaccttgaagacactatgctgagtgaaataagtcagacacagaaggacaaatgctacatgataccacttatatgaggaatataAAGataatcaaactcatagaaacagagaatagaatgggagttgccagaggctggggggaggAAGAAACAGGGAGGGAGCAGCAAAGGCTACAGTTTCAGTTACGCAAGGTGACTAATTCCTAGAGATCCACCGTGCAGCATAGAACCTGTATGACTATTCTATACTTTAAAATGCCCTAGGAGGGTAGAGCTCATGTTAAATGCTCTTatcacaaaataataacaataaaccgagagggagggaggagatttTTGGAATGGATATGTCTGCGGCATGGATTATGGCAATGGTTTCATAGGTATATACTGATCTCCAAACTCATTAAGTTGTATGTTAAATATGCACAACTTTTTGTATGTCAgtttatgtatgtacatatgtataaagtagttttttgattttttctttttcgggctgcacctgcagcctatggacattcccaggctaggggtcaatcggagctgcagttgaggcctacaccacagccagagcaacatgggatccttaacccagtcagcaaggccagggatcaaacccacatcctcgtggataccagtcaggtcccTAACCCGCTAAGCCCCAATGGAACTCCACAATAAAGTAGTTTTCAAAAAAGGCATATTGGGAAGCACATAAAAACTGTAGAAGAAACAGAGAACCAAGTTTGGCAGAGAGTAACCAAAACCGTTGTTCAGAACAGGCTGCAGACCTAGTTGGGCACAGATACCGCTGCACTCAACTGCTGTGGTAGGCACTGCTGGCACGAAGGATGCTGGGTCCAGATACTGATGCTCGAAACAAGATACAGCCTTACTGCCCCAACTTCCAATAGAAAAAGACTTTACATGGTCCCTGTTTCTTTGCAACCTCACCTTGGATTCAAAACCTCAAGAAGATGTATTGCTTGGCCTAGCTGAAATTCTTTGCCAAGGGTTTAGCTATGAAACAGGCTGGGTATAGTAGTCTGTTTTGTAGggtgctataacaaaatactgtagATTGGGTaatttataaacaatagaaacttatttctcacagtcctggaggctggaagtccaggcTCAGGGTGCCACGTAGGGGCCTTTTCCAGGCtgcagaattcctgttgtgtccCCACATGGCAGAGGGGCAAAGAGCTCTCTTTAaggcctcttttatttatttatttattttattttttatttttttatttttttgtcttttctaggcccactcccgtggcatatggaggttcccaggctaggggtcgaatcggagctctagccactagcctacgccagagccacagcaacgcgggatccgagccgcgtctgcaacctacaccacagctcacggcaacgccggatcgttaacccactgagcaaggccagggaccgaacccgcaacctcatggttcctagtcggattcgttaaccactgcgccacgatgggaactccctttaaggCCTCTTTTAAAGGGCCATTAACGCATTCATGAGGGCTgtgccctcatgacctaatcacctcccaaagccctACCTTCTAATACCATCACCCTGGGCAttaggtttttgcctttttttttttgctttctaggaccacattggtggcatatggaggttcccaggctagaggttgaatcagagctgtagctgctggcctacgccacagccacagccacgcaggatccaagccacatctgagacctacaccacagctcacggcaacgccagatccccaacccacagagtgaggccagggatcgaatccacatcctcatggttactcgtcgaattcatttccactgagccacgatgggaactccagcattaggTTTTCAACATGTGAATCTGGGGGTGGATGCAAACATTCGGACCATAGAACTGGGTAAGGAAGAGCTGGTCTTTGCAGCCTCTAGAATGAGATACAGATTTTGCCTCAGAGGAGACTCCCAAACCCCCATGAGAATGCTAAGTCTACACGACCTTGCCCTACACTACCTACCCAGACGCAGCCCTCTCCACTGCACCATCACCAGACCAGCTCTAAATCAAGAGCACGCAGCGACCTCTCTTAACGGTTCTAACACACTTGATATCCTGCCACCTGAAGTGTTCTTTCTGATACTATGTCCCACAAATTCCTTCTGATCCTCCAACATTtagcttaaaaataatttccctggTTAGATCAATTGAAACTCTGAAATACGCCAATCCCAGGAAAGGAATATCCGTCCAGATAAGTGGCCTTTTCCACCTGCACTAACCCTAAGTATTGGTCAATATCCCGCTTCCAGCAGGAGGCCACTCAAAACCGAGGGGTCAGGGAAGAGCAAGTGGCGAGGGGAATCTTCTGATCGCTGGGTTTTCCCTCCGTCCCCTCTGTCACAGCCATTTTGACTTGACTCCTGAGATCCTGAGAATCAATGCCAGTGGCTTGGAGAGATCCCTGCCCCGCACCTGGTTGGCATGGAGACCAGAGACTCGGAAAATCAAATGACCCCATTTGCTAAATACTTAGAGCACATCTGCTCTCGTTTCAGACCAGAAGGAACCAGTACCCACTAGGCTTCCTCCGATTATCGCAGAAGATGGGAATTACTGCGTACACCAGAACAGCCACACAAGGTACCACGAAGCCGTGCGGAAGGTGTTGTTAAAGACATGTACGTATCTTGGAGTAGGCACCATGGTCGGGGCGGAAAAGATGTGTCTGAGTTCCTCAAGCATGCCTAGGACGTGGGGGGGGGGCATCGTTACAGGGCATGGCGGGTGGGGGAGAGccaagaagagggagaaagtagACGTGAATGGTGGGGTAAGCACGATAGAATAAAAATTGAATCAGACTTGGAAGCCGAAGATCCAGCTGTGAGttctagttttgccttttttttttgctttttaggaccgcaccctcagcatatgaagttcccaggctaggggtcagtcaaatcggagctgtagctgccagcctatggcaccaatgcaggatctgaactgagtctgagacctacaccacagctcacagcaacaccggatccctaacccactgagcggggcagggatactaatcagattcattatcgctgagcaggaactccttagttcTGCTTCTTTTAAGTGTCTCACCTGGGTACTCACTTACCCTTTGTTAATCTGCTTCCtcgttcattaaaaaaaaacaaaacaaaacatggagttcccgttgtggcacagcagaaatgaatccaactaggaaccatgaggctgcactcagtgggttaaggatccggcgctgccgtgagctgtggcgtacactgcagatgtggcttggatctggcgttgctctggctgtggtgtgggccactggctatagctccaattgcacccctagcctgggaacctccatatgccgcaggtgtggccctaaaaggcaaaaaaaaacagaaaatgcctTTCTACCGATCTTACagaattgttgtgaggatcaaacCTTTGGAATTTGAACTGAGTTTAAACTCCAAACAAGCTGTGACCTTCAGCAAATTCCTTTaaccacttaacctctctggaccgTCTGAAAATTGGGATAATACTCTAACATTGTTGTGaaagttagaaaaaatattttcaaaaagcatCTAGGACAACCTACTGATACATGCAAATAGGTATAGGAATCTCCAGGGAGTTATGCTATGTAAAGAAAGCCagtcccggagttcctgtcgtggagccatgaggctgcaggctggatccctggccttgctcagtgggttaaggatccagcgttgccatgagctgtgatgtaggctgcagacgcggcttggatcccgcattgctatggctctggcgtaggctggtggctacggctccaatttgacccctagcctgggaacctccatataccgcaggagcggccctagaaatggcaaaaaaaagaaaaaatgccagtCCCCAAAAGGTCACATGTTGTATGATGCCATTTACATAACACTCTCTAAAAACggcaaaattatagaaatgaataatatttattgattactaaggggtggagagaggaggaTGTAGGTATAAAAAGACAACTCCCCAGAGTTGtcattttgcaagatgttaccttGGTGTAGGCTCGGGGGACATGGGTAAAGAGTACATAAAGGGTACACAGGATCTCTGTGTATCATTTCTTACAACTGTATGTGAATCTACAACCATctcaaaattaaagtttaaaaaattaaaatactttcagaaattttaaaaggtacaaatGAGTATCTGTTACTTCTGATAGAAAAACTTTTGGGgggtcacgcctgtggcatgtggaagttcccaggccagggatcaaacccgaaccacagcagagacctgagccactgcagtgacagtgccagatccttaacccactgcaccacaaagtaACTCCTCTAAtagcaaaacttttaaaaagcttattatcaatcaacaggaaaacaagtCAAAAATTTATCGTCTACTCAATAACATAtcagggattttttaaaataactattataaaGATAGCCAGAAGATTAGGCTTTAATTCTAAGTTTAAAATACATacaagagagttcctgttgtggcgcagcagaaacgaatccgactagtatccatgatgatgtgggactgatccctggcctcactccgggtcagggatccagtgttgccatgagctgtggtgtaggttgcagacgcagcttggatctggcattgctgtggctgtggtgtaggcccagcggatacggctccaattcgacccctagcctgagaacttccatatggcataggtgcagtcctaaaaagcaaaaaaaaaaaaaagaatagaaagaaagagacatattttaggagttcctgtggtggctcagtgggttaggaacccagctagcatccaggaggatgtgggtttgatcccttagtgggttaaaggatctgacgttgccccaagctgtggtggatgcagcttggatctggtattgttgtggctgtgtggcgtaggccagtagctatggttccaattcaacccctagcctgggaacctccataagcccccataagggtgcagccctaaaaagacaaaaaaaaaaaaaaattacaaattttctaTGTTGGTATAATTAGATTAGTCCAAATAAAGAGTAAAACTCTAAACAAAGGAAAATCTAGGTAACGCTGATAttacttcaatattttattttattttattttgtctttttgccttttctagggccgctcccatggcatatggaggttctcagactaggggtcgaatcggagctgtagccaccagcctacaccagagccagagcaatgcgggatccgagctgcgtctgcaacctacaccacagctcacagcaacgccggatccttaacccactgagcaaagccagggatcgaacctgcagcctcatggttcctactcggattcattaaccactgagccacgacgagaactcccttatttcaaaattttaaaaatacttaacacAACGTTTAGAGCATaacaggtgcttaataaatgataTCTATTAGCAATATCTAAACATACAGTAGCATCATTGTTAAATTTCAGAGAATTACTTGGAATGagcaaaagggggaaaataaGAACCAGCAGACCCATCTTCGCACATTTTGCAAGTGGGGGGGGGCCACTTGTTTTTCTACCACCTTGGCCCCTGAGAAAACTCTTGGAGACGGGCTTAGAGTAGAAGCAGAAAGAACCAAGACTGATTCCACTGACCATGAAGGCTGTGAGATGCTGGAATCCGGAAGAGGAACTGGGTGTGGTGACCACAGGTCCAGGACTTCTCAGCACCTGGTCAGGCCCAGTTGCTAGGCTGGGCTTGTGATGCCCTGAGGCATAAAAAGGAGCAGAGACCTCTAAGTAATTCGATAACCTGCCCTTCCTCCAACCACTCAGTCCCCAATCAGGTCTTCAGAGTCCCCCTGACTGATGCTCAGAACTTCAGCTTCTGGCGGTCCCACAGTCCGGGAGCGCGCCCAGAGGAAACCACGCCATGGATCCGGAGCCCCCGCCACTGCCTCATTAAAAGCCCAATGACCAGGTTAGGCTGGACGGGTGGGGTGGGAGGTCAAGGAAAGTAcgactccttcccctcccctcactgAAATCCTTGGAGACCCTTTCCTTCCTCGTCAGAGTCAGAGGATGGAACAGGAGGTTTTAGTGCTGCCGGGGAAACTGGCCCTGGCATCTGGGCACTGATAGCATTCAACGGAGCTAAAGATTTGTCTGGTTGTGggttcttttggtttgtttttctttttctttcctcctttttttttttttttttttttcccggttttgagggccacacccgcagcatatggaggttcccaggctaggagacaaatcagagctacagctgccagcctacatcacagctcacgacaacgctggatccttaacccaccgagcaaggccagggatcaaacccgaaacctcacagttccctgttggattcgtttctgctgtgccacaacaagaactcctgttttttttgtttgtttcattttgctttgttttgctgcaccttcagcctgtgggagttcccaggccagggatcaaatcatgccacagccgtggcccaagccactgcagtgacaccaccaggtccttaacccacagcaccacaagagaactccttatcTGAGTCTTTGTGTTTTGCCTTATGGGTATGACTTCTGAACAGACACAGGTATCTGCAGCATTCCCGTGGGAGGCCGGGCTGTCTCTGCTCCCTTCACTGCCGCCCCCAACCCTTCTAACCACCGCGCATTGGCAGTAGCCCCCCTGCATCAGCACCCCTGCTCTTCAGCCCTGAGGCAGTCTCGGGGACTAGGTTTAAGCCCTCCACACCCCAATCCAGCCTAACctggctgcatctgagaccctctctctcttttccaggtTTATGGATCACTCTGTTCTCAATGACAGAAACTTCATTCTGTACTGAGCAGGATGCATTCGCCGAAGGACCAGACAGACTGTGGGCGCAGGGCacggaaggggagagagggaggtgtCCTGGTTCCGGCGGCGGCGGACTAAAAGGAGGAGGGgaatagagaaaacagaacaaacagaCTGGACGAGACGTCATTTGTGTGCGCTGGAAGTGACGGGGAGGGAAATTATTCCGATACCCACATTCCTGTGAGAGCTGGACCAAGATTCCCGAAGGAGCCAGAACTTGGTGTTTGGTTTGGGAGGGGCCAAGGTACTGGAAAGACCACCACggggggccggggtggggtggggtgggggggtcctgaCCTCATGCACGGCGGCAGGGGTCAGAGTAACACATCTCGGAAGGCACACTGGTCCTCGTGATGCGGAAGGGCCTTAGAGCAGTCGTGCTCTCTGAAGATGCTGCGGCTTCACCTTGGCAGGGAGAAAACCCAAGGAAGCCCTCTGACCGCAGGTGAGCGGGCTCCGCAGAGCCCCCGGCAGGGGCCTGCCTCCTACACCAGGCTCTGCCGCCTCTGACCCAACCCAGGGCCCAGAATAGCTGCAGAGAACAGAGGATTTTACAAAGACTTTGATTTTTATTGatacttaaatatattaaatatttcactGAAATACATGgtacacccccctccccccctcccacaGTGGTTACATTATAAAACCAAAGTCCATGGGCCTCCCATCCACTGACTCCCTCACCGGATGGCGAGGGAGGGGGCAACGGCAGCCCAGGGGGAGCGCATGGCTGGCACTGCGGTACGGGGAGCAGGTGTGGACAGGCCCCTCCCACCTGGCAAGAAGCAGAGACAAGTCACCCAAGTCACCTAAGACTGCTGTCCCCCCACTCTGGTCTCCTTACAGCCTCATCTCCCCCCTACCACCATGCCAGGAGCCCACGCATCCCTTCCTGTCTAGGGATACagctgaggggaggggagctgaCTTTCCATCTGGACCAAGTGGTCTTTCCCCCTTCTCCTGCCTTAGCTAATGAAGTGACCAATGGCCCATTTGGTTGATGTTTGAAGATCCCCCAGAGCAGTCAGTACAAGCCAGAAGCCAGGCCTCTGCAAAGAGCTAGCGTCCAAAAGGGCATAAGGAAGGGCAGGAGAGCCACCTGGCCCTTCTGCTCCCCAAACCCAGCAGCTCTGGGaccctcttctcctcttcctaACACCTCACAACAAAGTGATCTTCAAGCAAAATTCTAGCTAATGCCCCTGGCTTAAACAGGTACAGAGAAGAAACCAAGGCACCAACTAATTCAGACCAGAGGCAAGGAGCTTgcaaggaagaggggaaaaggcaGGCAGGGATAGGAAGGGAGTCTAGGGTCCAGCCCTCCCAACTCTCCTGCAGCCCCTGCAGGCTTCATGGGGACCGGGAGCCTGGAGCATGCCGGGCTCAGGCCGAAGGCTGGGGAAGGCCGAGGTCCAagttcccctccccatcccctagTACCAGAATCTGGGTCCTCAGAGGGACCCCATGCTACCCCCGCCCTGAGGCAGACCATGTCGCAGGACACCAGCTGGGGAACTCAGGAAACTCTTGAGCCTCTTCCCACCAAACCCCAGATAGTTCAAGTGCAAGGTTCAGGGCACTTCCCAAGCAGATGCCTGggtccctgccccaggctgggagATGGTCGTGCTGCACACGTGGCCCCCAAATGGCACTTAGGGATTTGGCACAAAAAGGACTCCTCTCCCCAGGGCCACCCCCCTCTAGCTACCAAACCCCATCCCGCGCCTGTGCAACCTGGGGACCCCTCTACATCCCTTGGGATCAGAAAGCCTGCCTTACTCCCAGAAGACAGAGGCCCACAGGAAAGAGGCAACCCAGGGTGGAGAGCTGAGGAGCAGGAGCGCAAGGACACATAGCCCCAGGACACAGACACGCACGCGCAGACCGCCATGCACACACgggtacacagacacacacgcccTCCCCGTGCCAGAGGCCCGGGCGGGCAGGCTTGGATCAGGGTCATCTTCCTCTATGCCCGGCCCTTTGCTATTTGGCAACAGAAGGGGTAGAGAGGCTCCATGCCCCCTTGCCGGCAACCAGCAAGAGAGCGCTGGGGCAGTGGCGGAATCCTGGGATCCCGACCCTCAGATCAGAGTCGGGCAGCCCCTTGTCCCAGCGGGCCTGTTCTCTTTGGCACCTGCAGGTGAACATCCAGCTCCTGATCTTCTGATGTTCCCACACCCATGCTTGCTCCCTGGCCGGGCATTTTCACAGTACCAGTGAGACCAGACGCCCTTTTACCTGGAGGTGTGTAGGAACTGGGGCTAATCTGAGCTGTCAGAAGTCCCTTTGTTCCCCTTTGGGGACAGATCATGGGACTAG
Above is a genomic segment from Phacochoerus africanus isolate WHEZ1 chromosome 7, ROS_Pafr_v1, whole genome shotgun sequence containing:
- the TEX49 gene encoding testis-expressed protein 49; its protein translation is MAFFNLYQLGYQNPFRNKKRDTTEKTNQKEPVPTRLPPIIAEDGNYCVHQNSHTRYHEAVRKVLLKTFPNQVFRVPLTDAQNFSFWRSHSPGARPEETTPWIRSPRHCLIKSPMTRLGWTGGVGGQGKYDSFPSPH